Proteins encoded within one genomic window of Manis pentadactyla isolate mManPen7 chromosome 4, mManPen7.hap1, whole genome shotgun sequence:
- the SLC35A3 gene encoding UDP-N-acetylglucosamine transporter isoform X3, translating into MKSLSLAKEDKRMSANLKYLSLGILVFQTTSLVLTMRYSRTLKEEGPRYLSSTAVVVAELLKIMACILLVYKDGKCSLRALNRILHDEILNKPMETLKLAIPSGIYTLQNNLLYVALSNLDAATYQVTYQLKILTTALFSVSMLSKKLGVYQWLSLVILMTGVAFVQWPSDSQKLESKELSAGSQLVGLMAVLTACFSSGFAGVYFEKILKETKQSVWIRNIQLGFFGSIFGLMGVYIYDGELVSKNGFFQGYNHLTWIVVILQ; encoded by the exons ATGAAAAGTCTCTCCTTG gcaAAGGAAGATAAAAGAATGTCTGCCAACCTAAAATACCTTTCCTTGGGAATTTTGGTCTTTCAGACTACCAGTTTGGTTCTTACAATGCGTTATTCTAGGACTTTAAAAGAGGAGGGCCCTCGTTACCTATCTTCTACAGCAGTGGTTGTTGCTGAACTTTTGAAGATAATGGCCTGCATTTTATTAGTTTACAAAGATGGCA aatgtAGTCTCAGAGCACTGAATCGAATCCTACATGATGAAATTCTTAATAAACCTATGGAAACACTTAAACTTGCTATTCCATCAGGAATATATACTCTTCAGAATAATTTACTCTATGTGGCACTGTCGAATCTAGATGCAGCTACCTATCAG gtcACATATCAGTTGAAAATTCTTACAACAGCATTGTTTTCTGTGTCTATGCTTAGTAAAAAACTAGGTGTGTACCAGTGGCTCTCCCTAGTAATTTTGATGACAGGAGTTGCTTTTGTACAG tGGCCTTCAGATTCTCAAAAGCTTGAGTCTAAGGAACTTTCTGCAGGCTCTCAATTGGTAGGCCTCATGGCAGTTCTCACAGCATGTTTTTCAAGTGGTTTTGCTGGGGTTTACtttgagaaaatcttaaaagaaaccAAACAGTCAGTATGGATAAGAAACATTCAGCTTG gtTTCTTTGGGAGTATATTTGGATTAATGGGTGTATACATTTATGATGGAGAATTGGTGTCAAAGAATGGATTTTTTCAGGGATATAACCATCTGACCTGGATAGTTGTCATTCTTCAG